One region of Oncorhynchus nerka isolate Pitt River linkage group LG22, Oner_Uvic_2.0, whole genome shotgun sequence genomic DNA includes:
- the c9 gene encoding complement component C9, whose translation MRTEVAAALLLGFCAVAVSGDENRTGKRDTREVKVAPPDPVDCVWSRWSEWTPCNSCTKIRHRSRSVEVFGQFGGKPCQGQPIGEQQACTSEAVCEQAQPSECSSTEFTCESGACIKLRLSCNGDYDCEDGSDEDCEPVRKPCGTKLYDTNEQGRTAGYGINILGMEPRINPFNNDYFNGMCNKVKNTNNNEYNRLPWNVGLLNYETIAEETVSKEIYEDTYTLLRELMTETKLTVSAGLNIKFTPTEKSMAKSNTTVSGGVGLDAEYDRTQMIKEVSEYTTIKNKSFMRVNGHVQLSTYRMRSRDLQVAGEFLEHVKSLPLEYEKGQYFSFLEDYGTHYTRNGKSGGEYQLVYVLNQDTIKDKKLTERKLQDCIKVGISANFDTNIGIGGDAHIRPGHCKDTVNKNTAEKEGKALVDKVITVVRGGTPEAAVAMRTQITKEGLMDVKTYQNWARTVGDAPALLSSEPEPIQTLIPLSMPDANTRRLNMQRATQEYEAEYSVCKCKPCHNGGSLALLDGKCLCLCLPQFEGLACQDAKADNNKNTKTPVERVPQEGNWSCWGAWSGCSGGKRIRTRSCNTQGLSDATCRGDIVTEDYC comes from the exons ATGAGGACTGAGGTAGCTGCTGCTCTTCTCTTGGGGTTCTGTGCTGTGGCTGTGTCTGGTGATGAAAACAGAAC AGGCAAACGGGACACTCGGGAGGTCAAGGTGGCTCCCCCTGACCCGGTGGACTGTGTCTGGAGCCGCTGGTCTGAGTGGACCCCCTGTAACAGCTGCACCAAGATACGG CACCGTTCTCGGAGTGTGGAGGTGTTCGGCCAATTTGGTGGGAAGCCCTGTCAAGGACAGCCAATAGGAGAGCAGCAGGCGTGCACCAGTGAAGCTGTGTGTGAACAGGCCCAGCCCTCTGAGTGCTCCAGCACTGAGTTCACTTGTGAATCAG GTGCATGTATTAAGTTGAGACTGTCGTGTAACGGAGACTATGACTGCGAGGACGGGTCAGACGAGGACTGTGAGCCCGTACGTAAGCCCTGTGGCACAAAGTTGTACGACACCAACGAACAGGGCAGGACTGCCGGATACGG AATCAACATCTTGGGCATGGAGCCCCGTATAAACCCCTTCAACAACGACTACTTCAATGGGATGTGCAACAAGGTGAAGAACACCAATAACAACGAGTACAACAGGCTGCCTTGGAACGTGGGCTTGCTCAACTATGAG ACTATAGCAGAGGAGACCGTTTCCAAAGAGATCTATGAGGACACATACACCCTCCTGAGGGAACTGATGACTGAGACCAAGTTGACTGTGAGCGCTGGGTTGAACATAAAATTCACCCCCACAGAAAAGTCTATGGCCAAGTCCAATACGACTGTGTCAGGAGGGGTTGGGTTGGATGCTGAGTATGACAGGACACAGATGATCAAGGAAGTCTCGGAGTACACTACCATCAAG AACAAGAGTTTCATGCGTGTGAACGGCCATGTGCAGCTGAGCACCTATAGGATGCGTTCCCGGGACCTTCAGGTGGCTGGGGAGTTTTTAGAGCATGTCAAGTCTCTACCTCTGGAGTACGAGAAAGGACAGTACTTCAG CTTTCTGGAGGACTATGGGACTCACTACACCAGGAATGGGAAGTCTGGAGGAGAGTACCAGCTGGTCTACGTTCTCAACCAGGACACCATCAAGGACAAAA AGCTGACTGAGAGAAAGCTCCAGGACTGCATTAAAGTTGGAATCTCAGCAAACTTTGACACCAACATCGGGATTGGAGGAGATGCCCACATCAGACCCGGACACTGTAAAGACACTGTGAATAAAAACACAG CTGAGAAGGAGGGCAAGGCGCTGGTGGATAAGGTGATAACTGTAGTCAGGGGCGGAACCCCGGAGGCCGCTGTCGCCATGAGAACCCAGATAACGAAGGAGGGGCTAATGGACGTGAAGACCTATCAGAACTGGGCCCGGACAGTGGGCGATGCCCCTGCACTCCTCAGCAGTGAG CCAGAACCCATTCAGACCCTGATCCCACTGAGTATGCCTGATGCGAACACCAGGAGGCTTAACATGCAGAGAGCCACTCAGGAGTACGAGGCTGAGTACAGTGTGTGCAAGTGTAAGCCCTGTCACAACGGGGGCTCTCTGGCCCTGCTGGACGGGAAgtgcctgtgtctctgtctgccccAGTTTGAAGGTCTGGCCTGCCAGGATGCCAAGGCTGATAACA ATAAGAATACTAAAACCCCCGTGGAGAGGGTTCCTCAGGAGGGGAACTGGTCGTGTTGGGGAGCCTGGTCAGGCTGCAGTGGAGGAAAACGTATCAGGACCCGCAGCTGTAACACACAGGGCCTTTCTGATGCCACCTGCAGGGGAGACATAGTCACTGAAGACTATTGCTGA